Proteins encoded in a region of the Puniceibacterium sp. IMCC21224 genome:
- a CDS encoding PQQ-binding-like beta-propeller repeat protein, protein MRRRTVMAPKVGRLTDGGDTALRNLTITLGLTALTVLGACTEREDVLPGERLGIREVLQGPSGESPIPENSSRPIALAVQTVNADWPQSAVSPFARTAHPGLSLPLNPAWSVSIGQGDKRKVRLNTDPVAAGGRIYTIDSANMVRATAAASGDALWSFDLTPLRDKSDQAQGGGLAVEGGRLYVSSGFGTLSALDAGTGAEIWTQRLDVAATGAPTVRNGVVYLTSGDKIGWAVEAEDGRVRWQIEGLADTNNVAGAPAPAVNDQRVIFAFGNGTIQSAFLQGGLRLWNADVVGSREGFAISTVSDITGDPLIDGNTVYAGNHSGRLVAFDVDSGERRWTALDGALDAVWPAGDSVFFVSDRYQLIRVDARDGSRIWAVDLPGYEPTRKPQKRRDSAYAHHGPVLAGGQLIVASSDGQLRAFNPENGALISSTPIDGGATTRPIVAGGVLYVVSGKGQLHAFR, encoded by the coding sequence ATGAGGCGGCGAACGGTGATGGCACCGAAGGTCGGACGACTTACAGACGGCGGGGATACGGCATTGCGCAATCTGACGATCACACTCGGACTGACAGCCCTGACCGTGCTGGGTGCCTGCACTGAACGCGAAGATGTCCTGCCCGGCGAACGTCTGGGAATACGCGAAGTGCTGCAAGGGCCAAGCGGCGAATCCCCGATCCCCGAGAACAGCAGCCGACCGATTGCACTGGCTGTGCAGACCGTCAACGCAGACTGGCCCCAAAGCGCGGTCAGCCCGTTTGCCCGCACCGCGCATCCCGGATTGTCGCTGCCGCTGAACCCGGCCTGGTCGGTGTCAATCGGTCAGGGCGACAAGCGCAAGGTGCGGCTGAACACTGATCCGGTGGCGGCTGGCGGTCGGATTTACACGATCGACAGTGCCAATATGGTGCGCGCAACCGCGGCCGCTTCGGGCGACGCGCTGTGGTCCTTTGATTTGACGCCGCTGCGCGACAAGAGCGATCAGGCGCAGGGCGGCGGATTGGCGGTCGAAGGTGGGCGGCTCTACGTCTCTTCGGGGTTTGGCACGCTGAGCGCGCTGGATGCGGGTACCGGGGCTGAAATCTGGACCCAACGTCTGGATGTCGCTGCCACGGGGGCACCAACGGTGCGCAATGGCGTGGTTTATCTGACGTCGGGCGACAAGATCGGCTGGGCAGTCGAGGCCGAGGATGGCCGCGTTCGCTGGCAGATCGAAGGTCTTGCCGACACCAATAATGTGGCTGGGGCACCGGCCCCTGCGGTCAATGACCAGCGGGTGATTTTTGCCTTTGGAAATGGTACGATTCAGTCGGCCTTTCTTCAGGGCGGGCTGCGGTTGTGGAACGCTGATGTTGTCGGATCGCGCGAAGGTTTTGCCATCTCGACCGTCAGCGACATCACCGGCGATCCGCTGATTGACGGCAACACAGTCTATGCGGGCAATCACTCTGGTCGGCTGGTGGCCTTTGACGTCGACAGTGGCGAACGGCGCTGGACCGCGCTTGACGGGGCGCTGGATGCGGTCTGGCCGGCCGGGGATTCGGTGTTCTTTGTCTCAGATCGCTATCAGCTGATCCGCGTTGATGCGCGGGACGGGTCGCGGATCTGGGCGGTGGATCTGCCGGGCTATGAACCCACCCGCAAACCGCAAAAGCGGCGCGATTCAGCCTATGCGCATCATGGCCCGGTTCTGGCGGGCGGGCAGCTGATCGTTGCCTCATCTGACGGGCAGTTGCGGGCCTTTAACCCCGAGAATGGCGCGCTGATCAGCAGTACGCCTATCGACGGCGGCGCGACCACGCGACCGATCGTGGCGGGTGGTGTGCTGTATGTTGTATCGGGCAAGGGGCAATTGCACGCTTTCCGTTGA